In Gossypium hirsutum isolate 1008001.06 chromosome D06, Gossypium_hirsutum_v2.1, whole genome shotgun sequence, one genomic interval encodes:
- the LOC107901043 gene encoding oligouridylate-binding protein 1 isoform X1 translates to MQQQRLKQQHALMQPALYHNPSLMSGPQIEPILSGNLPPGFDAATCRSVYVGNIHPQVTEPLLQEVFLSTGPIEGCKLIKKDKSSYGFVDYFDRRSAALAIVTLNGRHLFGQPIKVNWAYASSQREDTSGHHNIFVGDLSPEVTDATLFACFSVYSSCSDARVMWDQKTGRSRGFGFVSFRNQQEAQSAINDLNGKWLGSRQIRCNWAAKGATSNDDKSGSDAKGVVELTNGTSEEGQEKTNDDAPENNPQYTTVYVGNLAPEVTSVDLHRLFHTLGAGTIEDVRVQRDKGFGFVRYSLHTEAALAIQMGNARILCGKPIKCSWGSKPTAPGTSSAPLPPPAAAHMPGFSAADLAAYERHMAMSKYGGAQVMGMMHPQGQHRP, encoded by the exons ATGCAGCAGCAAAGGCTAAAGCAGCAACATGCTCTGATGCAACCGGCTTTGTACCACAATCCCAGTCTCATGAGTGGTCCTCAG ATAGAACCTATCTTGAGTGGGAATCTTCCTCCTGGCTTTGATGCAGCTACTTGCCGCAGCGT ATACGTGGGAAATATTCACCCCCAGGTCACGGAACCCCTTCTGCAAGAAGTCTTTCTGAGTACTGGTCCCATTGAAGGATGCAAACTTATTAAAAAAGATAAG TCATCGTATGGTTTTGTGGACTACTTTGATCGCAGATCAGCTGCCCTTGCTATTGTTACTCTAAACGGAAGGCATCT ATTTGGGCAACCTATTAAAGTTAATTGGGCATATGCTAGCAGTCAGAGGGAGGATACATCAG GTCATCACAACATTTTTGTTGGTGATCTCAGCCCTGAAGTTACAGATGCTACTTTGTTTGCATGCTTTTCTGTGTACTCTAGTTGTTC GGATGCTAGGGTTATGTGGGATCAAAAAACTGGCCGCTCGAGAGGTTTTGGTTTTGTTTCTTTCAGGAACCAGCAG gAAGCCCAGAGTGCAATTAATGACTTAAATG GGAAGTGGCTTGGAAGTAGACAGATCCGTTGTAACTGGGCTGCAAAAGGTGCCACTTCCAACGATGACAAATCTGGTTCGGATGCCAAAGGCGTTGTAGAGCTGACAAATGGAACCTCTG AAGAAGGTCAAGAGAAGACTAATGATGATGCTCCGGAGAACAATCCTCAGTATACCACGGTTTATGTGGGCAATCTTGCCCCAGAG GTTACATCAGTTGATCTCCACAGGCTTTTCCATACCCTTGGAGCAGGAACTATTGAAGATGTTCGCGTGCAACGAGATAAAGGTTTTGGTTTTGTGAGATACAGTTTGCATACTGAAGCAGCTTTAGCTATACAGATGGGAAATGCTAGAATTCTATGCGGTAAACCAATTAAG TGTTCATGGGGTAGCAAGCCTACTGCACCAGGAACAAGCTCTGCCCCTTTGCCTCCACCGGCTGCTGCACATATGCCTGGTTTTTCAGCTGCCGACCTGGCTGCCTATGAACGACATATGGCAATGAGTAAATATGGCGGTGCACAGGTAATGGGTATGATGCATCCACAGGGTCAGCACCGCCCTTAA
- the LOC107901043 gene encoding oligouridylate-binding protein 1 isoform X5 encodes MQQQRLKQQHALMQPALYHNPSLMSGPQIEPILSGNLPPGFDAATCRSVYVGNIHPQVTEPLLQEVFLSTGPIEGCKLIKKDKSSYGFVDYFDRRSAALAIVTLNGRHLFGQPIKVNWAYASSQREDTSGHHNIFVGDLSPEVTDATLFACFSVYSSCSDARVMWDQKTGRSRGFGFVSFRNQQEAQSAINDLNGKWLGSRQIRCNWAAKGATSNDDKSGSDAKGVVELTNGTSEGQEKTNDDAPENNPQYTTVYVGNLAPEVTSVDLHRLFHTLGAGTIEDVRVQRDKGFGFVRYSLHTEAALAIQMGNARILCGKPIKQAYCTRNKLCPFASTGCCTYAWFFSCRPGCL; translated from the exons ATGCAGCAGCAAAGGCTAAAGCAGCAACATGCTCTGATGCAACCGGCTTTGTACCACAATCCCAGTCTCATGAGTGGTCCTCAG ATAGAACCTATCTTGAGTGGGAATCTTCCTCCTGGCTTTGATGCAGCTACTTGCCGCAGCGT ATACGTGGGAAATATTCACCCCCAGGTCACGGAACCCCTTCTGCAAGAAGTCTTTCTGAGTACTGGTCCCATTGAAGGATGCAAACTTATTAAAAAAGATAAG TCATCGTATGGTTTTGTGGACTACTTTGATCGCAGATCAGCTGCCCTTGCTATTGTTACTCTAAACGGAAGGCATCT ATTTGGGCAACCTATTAAAGTTAATTGGGCATATGCTAGCAGTCAGAGGGAGGATACATCAG GTCATCACAACATTTTTGTTGGTGATCTCAGCCCTGAAGTTACAGATGCTACTTTGTTTGCATGCTTTTCTGTGTACTCTAGTTGTTC GGATGCTAGGGTTATGTGGGATCAAAAAACTGGCCGCTCGAGAGGTTTTGGTTTTGTTTCTTTCAGGAACCAGCAG gAAGCCCAGAGTGCAATTAATGACTTAAATG GGAAGTGGCTTGGAAGTAGACAGATCCGTTGTAACTGGGCTGCAAAAGGTGCCACTTCCAACGATGACAAATCTGGTTCGGATGCCAAAGGCGTTGTAGAGCTGACAAATGGAACCTCTG AAGGTCAAGAGAAGACTAATGATGATGCTCCGGAGAACAATCCTCAGTATACCACGGTTTATGTGGGCAATCTTGCCCCAGAG GTTACATCAGTTGATCTCCACAGGCTTTTCCATACCCTTGGAGCAGGAACTATTGAAGATGTTCGCGTGCAACGAGATAAAGGTTTTGGTTTTGTGAGATACAGTTTGCATACTGAAGCAGCTTTAGCTATACAGATGGGAAATGCTAGAATTCTATGCGGTAAACCAATTAAG CAAGCCTACTGCACCAGGAACAAGCTCTGCCCCTTTGCCTCCACCGGCTGCTGCACATATGCCTGGTTTTTCAGCTGCCGACCTGGCTGCCTATGA
- the LOC107901044 gene encoding FCS-Like Zinc finger 13 — MSGKRPRPMMGKLSELLVSGKKPGFLDAVVTSPRSPLDLKTPSPRSSKRYDVGGVGLGIAVALDNKCSTHSCRHTICSSNVIVVKSGGKNLEMESLEDFTYVTTHGSGKSSTKVFYDGGEERRKSNCETPAPAPRFVEEVAYPTSDFLSCCNLCRKKLHGQDIYMYRGEKAFCSSECRSTQIMMDERKEQCRSEVSRSAKVSTSSYESGDIFFSTGILAI, encoded by the exons ATGTCAGGGAAGAGACCACGTCCGATGATGGGGAAATTGTCTGAATTATTGGTTTCCGGCAAAAAACCCGGATTTTTGGATGCTGTTGTTACAAGCCCTAGGAGTCCATTAGATTTGAAGACACCATCACCTAGAAGTTCGAAGAGATATGATGTTGGTGGGGTTGGACTAGGGATCGCTGTTGCACTGGATAACAAGTGTAGTACCCATTCCTGCAGGCATACTATTTGTAGCTCAAATGTAATTGTTGTGAAATCTGGTGGGAAGAATTTAGAGATGGAAAGCTTGGAGGATTTTACGTATGTGACTACCCATGGATCTGGCAAGTCGTCTACAAAGGTGTTTTATGATGGAGgtgaagaaaggagaaaaagtaACTGTGAAACCCCAGCTCCAGCACCAAGATTTGTGGAAGAGGTTGCTTACCCAACTTCAGATTTTCTCAGTTGTTGTAACCTATGCAGGAAAAAGCTGCATGGCCAAGACATTTACATGTACAG AGGGGAAAAAGCGTTTTGCAGTTCAGAGTGTAGGTCAACGCAAATAATGATGGATGAGAGGAAAGAACAGTGCAGATCAGAAGTTTCAAGATCTGCAAAAGTCTCAACCTCCTCTTATGAGTCTGGGGATATCTTCTTCTCAACTGGGATTCTTGCAATTTAG
- the LOC107901043 gene encoding oligouridylate-binding protein 1 isoform X4: protein MQQQRLKQQHALMQPALYHNPSLMSGPQIEPILSGNLPPGFDAATCRSVYVGNIHPQVTEPLLQEVFLSTGPIEGCKLIKKDKSSYGFVDYFDRRSAALAIVTLNGRHLFGQPIKVNWAYASSQREDTSGHHNIFVGDLSPEVTDATLFACFSVYSSCSDARVMWDQKTGRSRGFGFVSFRNQQEAQSAINDLNGKWLGSRQIRCNWAAKGATSNDDKSGSDAKGVVELTNGTSEEGQEKTNDDAPENNPQYTTVYVGNLAPEVTSVDLHRLFHTLGAGTIEDVRVQRDKGFGFVRYSLHTEAALAIQMGNARILCGKPIKQAYCTRNKLCPFASTGCCTYAWFFSCRPGCL, encoded by the exons ATGCAGCAGCAAAGGCTAAAGCAGCAACATGCTCTGATGCAACCGGCTTTGTACCACAATCCCAGTCTCATGAGTGGTCCTCAG ATAGAACCTATCTTGAGTGGGAATCTTCCTCCTGGCTTTGATGCAGCTACTTGCCGCAGCGT ATACGTGGGAAATATTCACCCCCAGGTCACGGAACCCCTTCTGCAAGAAGTCTTTCTGAGTACTGGTCCCATTGAAGGATGCAAACTTATTAAAAAAGATAAG TCATCGTATGGTTTTGTGGACTACTTTGATCGCAGATCAGCTGCCCTTGCTATTGTTACTCTAAACGGAAGGCATCT ATTTGGGCAACCTATTAAAGTTAATTGGGCATATGCTAGCAGTCAGAGGGAGGATACATCAG GTCATCACAACATTTTTGTTGGTGATCTCAGCCCTGAAGTTACAGATGCTACTTTGTTTGCATGCTTTTCTGTGTACTCTAGTTGTTC GGATGCTAGGGTTATGTGGGATCAAAAAACTGGCCGCTCGAGAGGTTTTGGTTTTGTTTCTTTCAGGAACCAGCAG gAAGCCCAGAGTGCAATTAATGACTTAAATG GGAAGTGGCTTGGAAGTAGACAGATCCGTTGTAACTGGGCTGCAAAAGGTGCCACTTCCAACGATGACAAATCTGGTTCGGATGCCAAAGGCGTTGTAGAGCTGACAAATGGAACCTCTG AAGAAGGTCAAGAGAAGACTAATGATGATGCTCCGGAGAACAATCCTCAGTATACCACGGTTTATGTGGGCAATCTTGCCCCAGAG GTTACATCAGTTGATCTCCACAGGCTTTTCCATACCCTTGGAGCAGGAACTATTGAAGATGTTCGCGTGCAACGAGATAAAGGTTTTGGTTTTGTGAGATACAGTTTGCATACTGAAGCAGCTTTAGCTATACAGATGGGAAATGCTAGAATTCTATGCGGTAAACCAATTAAG CAAGCCTACTGCACCAGGAACAAGCTCTGCCCCTTTGCCTCCACCGGCTGCTGCACATATGCCTGGTTTTTCAGCTGCCGACCTGGCTGCCTATGA
- the LOC107901043 gene encoding oligouridylate-binding protein 1 isoform X3, translated as MQQQRLKQQHALMQPALYHNPSLMSGPQIEPILSGNLPPGFDAATCRSVYVGNIHPQVTEPLLQEVFLSTGPIEGCKLIKKDKSSYGFVDYFDRRSAALAIVTLNGRHLFGQPIKVNWAYASSQREDTSGHHNIFVGDLSPEVTDATLFACFSVYSSCSDARVMWDQKTGRSRGFGFVSFRNQQEAQSAINDLNGKWLGSRQIRCNWAAKGATSNDDKSGSDAKGVVELTNGTSEEGQEKTNDDAPENNPQYTTVYVGNLAPEVTSVDLHRLFHTLGAGTIEDVRVQRDKGFGFVRYSLHTEAALAIQMGNARILCGKPIKHHSSCVHGVASLLHQEQALPLCLHRLLHICLVFQLPTWLPMNDIWQ; from the exons ATGCAGCAGCAAAGGCTAAAGCAGCAACATGCTCTGATGCAACCGGCTTTGTACCACAATCCCAGTCTCATGAGTGGTCCTCAG ATAGAACCTATCTTGAGTGGGAATCTTCCTCCTGGCTTTGATGCAGCTACTTGCCGCAGCGT ATACGTGGGAAATATTCACCCCCAGGTCACGGAACCCCTTCTGCAAGAAGTCTTTCTGAGTACTGGTCCCATTGAAGGATGCAAACTTATTAAAAAAGATAAG TCATCGTATGGTTTTGTGGACTACTTTGATCGCAGATCAGCTGCCCTTGCTATTGTTACTCTAAACGGAAGGCATCT ATTTGGGCAACCTATTAAAGTTAATTGGGCATATGCTAGCAGTCAGAGGGAGGATACATCAG GTCATCACAACATTTTTGTTGGTGATCTCAGCCCTGAAGTTACAGATGCTACTTTGTTTGCATGCTTTTCTGTGTACTCTAGTTGTTC GGATGCTAGGGTTATGTGGGATCAAAAAACTGGCCGCTCGAGAGGTTTTGGTTTTGTTTCTTTCAGGAACCAGCAG gAAGCCCAGAGTGCAATTAATGACTTAAATG GGAAGTGGCTTGGAAGTAGACAGATCCGTTGTAACTGGGCTGCAAAAGGTGCCACTTCCAACGATGACAAATCTGGTTCGGATGCCAAAGGCGTTGTAGAGCTGACAAATGGAACCTCTG AAGAAGGTCAAGAGAAGACTAATGATGATGCTCCGGAGAACAATCCTCAGTATACCACGGTTTATGTGGGCAATCTTGCCCCAGAG GTTACATCAGTTGATCTCCACAGGCTTTTCCATACCCTTGGAGCAGGAACTATTGAAGATGTTCGCGTGCAACGAGATAAAGGTTTTGGTTTTGTGAGATACAGTTTGCATACTGAAGCAGCTTTAGCTATACAGATGGGAAATGCTAGAATTCTATGCGGTAAACCAATTAAG CATCATTCATCCTG TGTTCATGGGGTAGCAAGCCTACTGCACCAGGAACAAGCTCTGCCCCTTTGCCTCCACCGGCTGCTGCACATATGCCTGGTTTTTCAGCTGCCGACCTGGCTGCCTATGAACGACATATGGCAATGA
- the LOC107901043 gene encoding oligouridylate-binding protein 1 isoform X2, whose protein sequence is MQQQRLKQQHALMQPALYHNPSLMSGPQIEPILSGNLPPGFDAATCRSVYVGNIHPQVTEPLLQEVFLSTGPIEGCKLIKKDKSSYGFVDYFDRRSAALAIVTLNGRHLFGQPIKVNWAYASSQREDTSGHHNIFVGDLSPEVTDATLFACFSVYSSCSDARVMWDQKTGRSRGFGFVSFRNQQEAQSAINDLNGKWLGSRQIRCNWAAKGATSNDDKSGSDAKGVVELTNGTSEGQEKTNDDAPENNPQYTTVYVGNLAPEVTSVDLHRLFHTLGAGTIEDVRVQRDKGFGFVRYSLHTEAALAIQMGNARILCGKPIKCSWGSKPTAPGTSSAPLPPPAAAHMPGFSAADLAAYERHMAMSKYGGAQVMGMMHPQGQHRP, encoded by the exons ATGCAGCAGCAAAGGCTAAAGCAGCAACATGCTCTGATGCAACCGGCTTTGTACCACAATCCCAGTCTCATGAGTGGTCCTCAG ATAGAACCTATCTTGAGTGGGAATCTTCCTCCTGGCTTTGATGCAGCTACTTGCCGCAGCGT ATACGTGGGAAATATTCACCCCCAGGTCACGGAACCCCTTCTGCAAGAAGTCTTTCTGAGTACTGGTCCCATTGAAGGATGCAAACTTATTAAAAAAGATAAG TCATCGTATGGTTTTGTGGACTACTTTGATCGCAGATCAGCTGCCCTTGCTATTGTTACTCTAAACGGAAGGCATCT ATTTGGGCAACCTATTAAAGTTAATTGGGCATATGCTAGCAGTCAGAGGGAGGATACATCAG GTCATCACAACATTTTTGTTGGTGATCTCAGCCCTGAAGTTACAGATGCTACTTTGTTTGCATGCTTTTCTGTGTACTCTAGTTGTTC GGATGCTAGGGTTATGTGGGATCAAAAAACTGGCCGCTCGAGAGGTTTTGGTTTTGTTTCTTTCAGGAACCAGCAG gAAGCCCAGAGTGCAATTAATGACTTAAATG GGAAGTGGCTTGGAAGTAGACAGATCCGTTGTAACTGGGCTGCAAAAGGTGCCACTTCCAACGATGACAAATCTGGTTCGGATGCCAAAGGCGTTGTAGAGCTGACAAATGGAACCTCTG AAGGTCAAGAGAAGACTAATGATGATGCTCCGGAGAACAATCCTCAGTATACCACGGTTTATGTGGGCAATCTTGCCCCAGAG GTTACATCAGTTGATCTCCACAGGCTTTTCCATACCCTTGGAGCAGGAACTATTGAAGATGTTCGCGTGCAACGAGATAAAGGTTTTGGTTTTGTGAGATACAGTTTGCATACTGAAGCAGCTTTAGCTATACAGATGGGAAATGCTAGAATTCTATGCGGTAAACCAATTAAG TGTTCATGGGGTAGCAAGCCTACTGCACCAGGAACAAGCTCTGCCCCTTTGCCTCCACCGGCTGCTGCACATATGCCTGGTTTTTCAGCTGCCGACCTGGCTGCCTATGAACGACATATGGCAATGAGTAAATATGGCGGTGCACAGGTAATGGGTATGATGCATCCACAGGGTCAGCACCGCCCTTAA